A genomic window from Methanobacterium sp. BRmetb2 includes:
- a CDS encoding 30S ribosomal protein S7, translating to MTQVFDKWDLEEVKVEDLGLVNYICLDEILVPHTLGRHVKRQFAKSRVSIVERLMNKVMKTQRNSGKKNKAYNMVKGAFEIINKRSKQNPVQILVKAVENTAPREETTRIKYGGIGYQVAVDIAPQRRVDLALGFITRGSMQSSFKSKRSVEEALADELLLASESDTRSFAIQKKEEKERIARSAH from the coding sequence ATGACTCAGGTATTTGATAAATGGGATTTAGAAGAGGTGAAAGTAGAGGACTTGGGCCTGGTAAATTATATTTGCTTAGACGAAATATTAGTTCCACACACCTTAGGAAGACATGTTAAAAGACAGTTTGCCAAATCCAGAGTTTCAATCGTGGAAAGACTGATGAATAAGGTTATGAAAACCCAGCGAAACTCCGGAAAGAAGAACAAAGCATACAATATGGTAAAAGGAGCCTTTGAAATCATTAACAAACGCTCAAAACAAAATCCAGTTCAGATACTGGTAAAAGCCGTGGAGAATACTGCTCCCCGAGAAGAGACCACCCGTATCAAATACGGTGGTATAGGATACCAGGTAGCAGTGGACATTGCGCCTCAGCGAAGAGTGGACCTGGCTTTAGGTTTCATTACCCGAGGTTCCATGCAGTCATCATTTAAAAGTAAAAGATCTGTAGAGGAAGCGTTGGCTGATGAATTATTATTAGCATCAGAATCTGATACTAGAAGCTTTGCTATTCAGAAAAAAGAAGAAAAAGAGAGAATTGCAAGATCTGCCCACTAA
- a CDS encoding 30S ribosomal protein S12, with protein MPGLFAAKKLKKNRQNFRWKDTQYKRKLLRLDVKADPLEGAPQARGIVIEKVGIEAKQPNSAIRKCVRVQLIKNGKQLTAFAPGDGAIGFIDEHDEVMIEGIGGPSGRSMGDIPGVRWKVTKVNNVALEEMVKGKIEKPVR; from the coding sequence TTGCCAGGATTATTCGCAGCTAAAAAGCTTAAAAAGAACAGACAAAATTTTAGATGGAAAGATACACAATATAAAAGGAAATTATTAAGATTAGATGTTAAAGCTGATCCATTAGAAGGCGCACCTCAAGCTAGAGGAATTGTAATAGAAAAAGTAGGTATAGAAGCAAAACAGCCTAACTCAGCTATAAGAAAGTGTGTAAGGGTTCAGCTCATAAAAAATGGGAAACAATTAACTGCCTTTGCCCCTGGAGACGGGGCTATAGGATTTATAGATGAGCACGACGAGGTTATGATTGAAGGTATAGGTGGACCTTCTGGTAGGTCCATGGGTGATATTCCAGGAGTAAGATGGAAGGTAACCAAAGTTAACAATGTAGCCTTAGAAGAAATGGTTAAGGGCAAAATAGAAAAACCAGTGAGGTAA
- a CDS encoding 30S ribosomal protein S10, with product MHKARIKLTGTDPEKLAYVCDQLQKIAERTGVDLSGPIPLPTKKLVVPTRKSPDGEGKATWEKWELRIHKRLVGIEADERAMRQVMKVNVPDNVSIEIELKS from the coding sequence ATGCACAAAGCAAGAATAAAACTTACAGGCACTGACCCAGAGAAACTCGCCTATGTATGTGACCAGCTGCAGAAAATAGCTGAACGTACTGGTGTAGACTTATCAGGTCCAATTCCACTGCCAACCAAGAAACTAGTAGTACCAACCCGGAAATCTCCAGATGGAGAAGGAAAAGCTACCTGGGAAAAATGGGAGCTAAGAATCCACAAAAGATTAGTGGGTATTGAAGCAGATGAAAGGGCCATGAGACAGGTCATGAAGGTCAATGTTCCTGATAATGTGAGCATTGAAATAGAATTAAAAAGCTAA
- a CDS encoding transcription elongation factor NusA: MTIKFSTNEIRYIALFESMTGAMVKDCIIDDSNGKLTFLVKNGDMGLAIGKRGSTVTKVQKTVDKGVEVIEHSEDPVEFISNLMAPAKVRSIRILQKENGEKIATVETDARNKRTAIGKGGQNIERARVLAKRQHNINNIVIK; the protein is encoded by the coding sequence GTGACTATAAAATTTTCAACCAATGAAATAAGATACATAGCTCTCTTTGAAAGTATGACTGGAGCTATGGTAAAAGACTGTATAATAGATGATTCAAATGGAAAATTAACGTTCCTTGTAAAAAATGGCGATATGGGACTGGCAATAGGTAAAAGAGGAAGTACTGTTACTAAAGTCCAGAAAACCGTTGATAAGGGCGTTGAAGTCATAGAACATTCTGAAGATCCAGTGGAATTTATTAGCAATTTAATGGCCCCTGCAAAAGTCAGGAGTATCCGAATACTTCAAAAAGAAAATGGGGAAAAAATCGCAACTGTTGAAACAGATGCTAGAAATAAAAGAACTGCCATTGGAAAAGGTGGACAAAACATTGAAAGAGCAAGAGTTTTGGCCAAAAGGCAGCATAACATAAACAACATTGTGATAAAGTAA
- the tuf gene encoding translation elongation factor EF-1 subunit alpha, with the protein MAKQKEHMNLAFIGHVDHGKSTLVGHLLLQSGAIAEQQLSDGEDKFRFVMDKLTEERERGVTIDLAHARFDTPKYEFTIVDCPGHRDFVKNMITGASQADAAVLVVAIDDGVMPQTKEHAFLARTLGINQLIIAINKMDLAKYDEAKFNALKDEVSELIKTVAYKPSDIEFIPLSAFEGDNITKPSENTPWYKGPSLVEALDQFAAPEKPTDLPLRVPIQDVYSITGVGTVPVGRVETGVMNKGDNVIFEPAGKAGEVKSIEMHHEMLEKAEPGDNVGFNVRGVGKNDIRRGDVAGHTDNAPTVAKEFTAQIVVLQHPGVITVGYTPVFHCHTAQVACTFLELQKKLDPATGQVKEENPDFLKTGDAAFVKVKPTKPMVIENVKEIPHMGRFAIRDMGQTVAAGMCIDLVPAK; encoded by the coding sequence ATGGCAAAACAAAAAGAACATATGAATTTAGCGTTTATTGGACACGTAGACCACGGTAAATCCACACTTGTTGGACACTTGCTCTTACAATCTGGAGCAATCGCTGAACAACAACTTTCAGACGGAGAAGACAAGTTTAGATTTGTCATGGATAAATTGACAGAAGAAAGAGAAAGAGGGGTAACTATCGACCTTGCACACGCAAGATTCGACACTCCTAAATACGAATTCACTATTGTGGACTGTCCAGGCCACAGAGATTTCGTTAAAAACATGATTACCGGTGCATCACAAGCAGATGCAGCAGTACTGGTAGTTGCAATAGACGATGGTGTAATGCCACAAACCAAGGAACATGCTTTCCTTGCAAGAACCCTGGGTATCAACCAGTTAATCATTGCAATAAACAAGATGGACCTTGCAAAATACGACGAAGCAAAATTCAACGCACTTAAAGACGAAGTATCTGAACTCATAAAAACAGTAGCATACAAACCATCAGACATCGAATTCATACCACTATCTGCATTCGAAGGTGACAACATCACCAAACCAAGTGAAAACACACCATGGTACAAAGGACCTTCTCTCGTAGAAGCTTTAGACCAATTTGCAGCACCAGAAAAACCAACTGACCTACCACTAAGAGTACCCATCCAGGATGTTTACTCCATCACTGGTGTAGGTACCGTACCAGTAGGAAGAGTAGAAACTGGTGTAATGAACAAAGGTGACAACGTCATATTCGAACCAGCTGGAAAAGCTGGAGAAGTTAAATCCATCGAGATGCACCACGAAATGCTAGAAAAAGCAGAACCTGGTGACAACGTAGGATTCAATGTAAGAGGTGTAGGTAAAAACGACATCAGAAGAGGAGACGTTGCAGGGCACACCGACAACGCACCAACCGTTGCTAAAGAATTCACAGCACAAATTGTGGTATTGCAGCACCCTGGTGTTATCACCGTAGGTTACACGCCTGTATTCCACTGTCACACTGCTCAGGTTGCATGTACTTTCCTAGAACTGCAGAAAAAGTTAGACCCAGCCACTGGTCAGGTTAAAGAAGAAAACCCAGACTTCCTCAAAACCGGGGACGCTGCGTTTGTAAAGGTCAAACCTACCAAGCCAATGGTTATTGAAAATGTTAAAGAAATCCCTCATATGGGAAGATTCGCTATAAGGGACATGGGCCAAACCGTGGCTGCTGGAATGTGTATCGATCTGGTACCAGCAAAATAG
- a CDS encoding elongation factor EF-2, producing MSRRNKMINKIKELMYDPKHIRNIGIVAHIDHGKTTLSDNLLAGAGMISSELAGDQLYLDFDEQEQARGITIDAANVSMVHQYKDHEYLINLIDTPGHVDFGGDVTRAMRAVDGAVVVVCAVEGIMPQTETVLRQALKENVKPVLFINKVDRLINELKLDANELQQRFIKIIASANKLIKSMAPEEFKEDWLSKVEDGSVAFGSAYHNWAINVPIMQKSGITFTDIYDYCKEENQKELAEKVPLHEVLLGMVVEHLPSPDIAQKYRVPNIWAGDIESEEGQTMINTSPDGPLAVMVTDVSIDKHAGEIATGRVYGGTIEKGSEIFFVGSMGKARAQQVGVYMGPERVNTDKVPAGNIVAITGAKNAVAGETITNYGNKIEAFEGLEHISEPVVTVAVEAKNTKDLPKLIEVLRQVGKEDPTVRVEINEETGEHLISGMGELHLEIIAYRINEKGVEIETSAPIVVYRETIAGTAGPVEGKSPNKHNRFYIEIEPLEDKVFQAIQNGDIKEGRVKGKELANTFIEYGLEKDEARRVWDVYRRCLFLNMTRGIQYLDEIKELLMEGFESAMDDGPIAREKVMGVKIKLMDAKIHEDAVHRGPAQVLPAIRKALYGAIMMANPTLLEPIQKVFINTPQDYMGAATREIQNRRGQIANMEQEADMVTVESKVPVAEMFGFAGDIRSAAEGRCLWSTENAGFERLPGELQKKIIREIRDRKGLSPEPYGPDHYIG from the coding sequence GTGAGTAGACGAAATAAAATGATTAATAAGATTAAAGAATTGATGTACGATCCCAAACACATACGGAACATTGGGATAGTAGCACATATAGATCACGGAAAAACAACCCTTTCTGATAACCTACTTGCAGGTGCAGGTATGATATCATCGGAACTTGCAGGAGACCAGTTATACCTTGACTTTGACGAACAAGAACAAGCAAGAGGTATAACTATTGATGCTGCAAACGTATCCATGGTCCACCAATACAAGGATCATGAATACCTCATAAATTTAATAGATACACCCGGACACGTTGATTTTGGTGGAGACGTAACCCGTGCCATGAGAGCCGTAGACGGTGCAGTGGTAGTTGTATGTGCTGTAGAAGGGATCATGCCCCAAACAGAAACTGTACTAAGACAGGCTCTAAAAGAGAACGTTAAACCAGTATTATTTATAAACAAAGTAGATCGTCTTATAAATGAACTTAAACTGGATGCAAATGAACTACAACAAAGGTTCATTAAGATTATAGCCAGTGCAAACAAGTTAATCAAATCAATGGCGCCAGAAGAGTTCAAAGAGGACTGGTTATCTAAAGTTGAAGATGGTAGTGTGGCCTTTGGTTCAGCCTATCACAACTGGGCTATAAACGTTCCTATCATGCAGAAATCAGGAATAACCTTCACAGACATTTATGATTATTGTAAAGAAGAAAATCAAAAAGAATTAGCTGAAAAAGTTCCATTACACGAAGTTTTACTGGGAATGGTTGTAGAACATCTTCCAAGTCCAGATATTGCCCAAAAATACAGGGTACCCAACATATGGGCAGGAGACATTGAAAGTGAAGAAGGTCAAACCATGATAAACACCAGCCCAGATGGACCCTTAGCAGTAATGGTTACTGATGTAAGTATAGACAAACACGCTGGAGAAATAGCAACTGGACGTGTTTACGGTGGAACCATAGAAAAAGGTAGTGAAATATTCTTCGTAGGCTCCATGGGAAAAGCTCGAGCACAGCAAGTCGGAGTATATATGGGTCCCGAACGGGTAAATACTGACAAAGTTCCTGCTGGAAACATTGTAGCTATAACTGGTGCTAAAAATGCCGTTGCCGGTGAAACCATTACCAATTACGGGAATAAAATAGAGGCATTTGAAGGATTAGAACACATATCAGAACCAGTGGTTACTGTTGCAGTTGAGGCTAAAAATACCAAAGATCTTCCAAAACTCATAGAAGTTTTAAGACAGGTCGGTAAAGAAGACCCGACCGTAAGAGTAGAAATAAACGAAGAAACTGGTGAACACTTAATATCTGGTATGGGTGAACTCCACTTAGAGATTATCGCATACAGAATTAATGAGAAAGGTGTAGAAATAGAAACATCAGCACCAATCGTAGTATACCGGGAGACCATAGCCGGAACCGCCGGTCCAGTGGAAGGAAAATCTCCTAACAAACACAACCGTTTCTACATAGAAATCGAACCACTAGAAGATAAAGTATTCCAGGCTATACAAAACGGAGACATTAAAGAAGGCCGAGTTAAAGGAAAAGAACTGGCAAACACCTTCATCGAATACGGTCTGGAGAAGGATGAAGCCCGTAGAGTATGGGATGTTTACCGCCGATGTCTATTCTTGAATATGACCCGTGGTATCCAGTACCTGGATGAAATAAAGGAACTTCTGATGGAAGGATTTGAAAGTGCGATGGATGACGGTCCAATTGCGCGGGAAAAGGTTATGGGCGTTAAAATAAAATTAATGGATGCCAAGATTCACGAAGACGCTGTTCACAGAGGTCCTGCGCAAGTTTTACCAGCAATCAGGAAAGCATTATATGGTGCTATCATGATGGCCAACCCAACTTTACTGGAGCCAATACAAAAAGTATTTATAAACACACCGCAAGATTATATGGGTGCAGCAACCAGAGAGATACAAAACAGGAGAGGCCAAATAGCAAACATGGAACAAGAAGCAGACATGGTTACAGTGGAATCAAAAGTACCTGTTGCTGAAATGTTTGGATTTGCAGGAGACATAAGATCTGCTGCTGAAGGTAGATGTTTATGGTCTACTGAAAACGCAGGCTTTGAAAGACTTCCTGGAGAACTCCAGAAAAAGATAATACGAGAAATTCGTGACAGAAAAGGATTAAGTCCTGAACCATACGGGCCAGATCACTACATAGGATAA
- a CDS encoding 50S ribosomal protein L30e: MDVDRGIRVAVDTGNVTLGSDKSIQELKLGKGKLVIIAENSPEDIKEDVIYYSNLSDISVYKYEGTSVELGSVCGKPFSVATLIIKDPGDSNILEVMG, from the coding sequence ATGGACGTAGATAGAGGAATAAGAGTTGCTGTTGATACAGGAAATGTCACATTAGGATCAGATAAATCAATTCAGGAATTAAAACTAGGTAAAGGAAAACTGGTGATAATCGCTGAAAACAGCCCTGAAGATATTAAAGAAGATGTAATTTATTATTCTAATTTATCAGATATTTCTGTTTATAAATATGAGGGTACAAGTGTAGAACTAGGATCAGTATGTGGTAAACCATTCTCGGTGGCCACCCTTATTATAAAAGATCCTGGTGACTCAAACATATTAGAAGTAATGGGGTAA